The following coding sequences lie in one Mycobacterium gordonae genomic window:
- a CDS encoding sulfate ABC transporter substrate-binding protein, giving the protein MSQRLSDIRSRWRQLVALALITGVAAACSGGPSDVVGGGGLADAKSSITLVAYSVAEPGWSKVIPAFNASEEGNGVQVITSFGASGDQSRGVAEGKPADLVNFSVEPDITRLVKGGKVAKDWDTGATRGIPFGSVVTLVVRKGNPKNIHDWDDLLRPGVDVVTPSPLSSGSAKWNLLAPYAVKSEGGRNGQAGIEFVNRLVREHVKMRPGSGREATDVFVQGSGDVLISYENEAIAAERAGKPVEHVTPPQTFKIENPMAVLSTSTHLADAVAFKNFQYTAAAQTLWAKAGFRPVDPAVAASFRDQFPVPVKLWTIADLGGWGTVDPQLFDKSSGSITKIYTQATG; this is encoded by the coding sequence ATGTCGCAGAGACTCTCCGACATCAGATCGCGCTGGCGTCAGTTGGTCGCCCTCGCGCTGATCACCGGGGTCGCGGCCGCGTGTAGCGGTGGCCCCAGCGATGTCGTCGGGGGCGGGGGACTGGCCGACGCGAAATCGAGCATCACGCTGGTCGCCTATTCGGTCGCCGAACCGGGTTGGAGCAAGGTGATCCCGGCGTTCAACGCCTCCGAAGAAGGCAATGGTGTGCAGGTCATCACGTCCTTTGGCGCCTCCGGTGACCAATCGCGCGGCGTCGCCGAAGGCAAGCCGGCCGACCTGGTGAATTTCTCGGTCGAACCGGACATCACCCGGCTGGTCAAGGGCGGCAAGGTCGCCAAGGACTGGGATACCGGCGCTACCAGGGGCATCCCGTTCGGTTCGGTGGTGACACTGGTGGTGCGCAAGGGGAATCCGAAGAACATCCATGACTGGGATGACCTGCTGCGTCCGGGCGTCGATGTGGTCACGCCCAGCCCGCTGAGTTCGGGTTCGGCCAAATGGAATTTATTGGCCCCGTATGCCGTCAAGAGTGAAGGCGGCCGCAATGGCCAAGCCGGGATCGAGTTTGTCAATCGACTGGTGAGGGAACACGTCAAAATGCGTCCAGGCTCGGGGCGAGAAGCGACGGACGTCTTCGTCCAGGGCAGCGGAGATGTGCTGATCAGTTACGAGAATGAGGCCATCGCCGCCGAGCGCGCCGGCAAGCCGGTCGAACACGTCACGCCGCCACAGACATTCAAGATTGAGAACCCGATGGCCGTGCTGAGCACCAGCACTCACCTTGCCGACGCCGTCGCGTTCAAGAACTTCCAGTACACCGCGGCGGCGCAGACGCTGTGGGCCAAGGCCGGCTTCCGTCCGGTGGATCCCGCCGTCGCGGCGTCGTTCCGGGACCAGTTTCCGGTGCCGGTGAAGCTGTGGACGATTGCTGACCTGGGTGGGTGGGGCACCGTCGACCCGCAACTGTTCGACAAGAGCTCGGGCAGCATCACCAAGATCTACACGCAGGCCACCGGATGA
- a CDS encoding glycoside hydrolase family 15 protein encodes MPVEIDSPVQYPSTSSSRNPFPPIADYAFLSDWETTCLISPAGSVEWLCVPRPDSPSVFGAILDRSAGHFRLGPYGVSVPSARRYLPGSLIMETTWQTHTGWLIVRDALVMGPWHDIERRSRTHRRTPMDWDAEHILLRTVRCVSGTVELMMSCEPAFDYHRLGATWEYSSNAYGEAIARANKQPDAHPTLRLTTNLRIGLEGREARARTRMKEGDDVFVALSWTKHPPPQTYEEAAHKMWQTTECWRQWINIGNFPDHPWRAYLQRSALTLKGLTYSPTGALLAASTTSLPETPHGERNWDYRYSWIRDSTFALWGLYTLGLDREADDFFAFIADVSGANSNERHPLQVMYGVGGERSLVEEELNHLSGYDHARPVRIGNGAYDQVQHDIWGSVLDSFYLHAKSREQVPETLWPVLKKQVEEAVKHWREPDRGIWEVRGEPQHFTSSKVMCWVALDRGAKLAEKQGELSYAQQWHEIADEIKADILERGVDSRGVFTQRYGNDALDASLLLVVLTRFLPPDDPRVRATVLAIADELTEEGLVLRYRVHETDDGLSGEEGTFTICSFWLVSALVEIGEVARAKRLCERLLAYASPLHLYAEEIEPRTGRHLGNFPQAFTHLALINAVVHVIRAEEEADGSGTFQPANAPV; translated from the coding sequence ATGCCCGTGGAAATCGACTCGCCCGTGCAGTACCCGTCCACGTCGTCGTCGCGCAACCCGTTTCCGCCGATCGCCGACTACGCCTTCCTGTCGGACTGGGAGACAACCTGCCTGATCTCGCCGGCCGGTTCGGTGGAGTGGCTGTGCGTGCCGCGGCCGGATTCCCCCAGCGTGTTCGGCGCGATTCTGGACCGCAGCGCCGGCCACTTCCGGCTCGGACCCTACGGCGTCTCGGTGCCGTCGGCGCGACGCTACCTGCCCGGCAGCCTCATCATGGAAACCACCTGGCAGACCCACACCGGCTGGCTGATCGTGCGGGACGCCCTGGTGATGGGACCGTGGCATGACATCGAACGCCGTTCCCGAACCCATCGCCGCACCCCGATGGACTGGGATGCCGAACATATCTTGCTTCGAACAGTCCGCTGCGTCAGCGGCACCGTCGAACTGATGATGAGCTGCGAACCGGCCTTCGACTACCACCGCCTGGGCGCCACCTGGGAGTACTCGTCCAACGCCTACGGCGAAGCCATCGCCCGGGCCAACAAGCAACCGGACGCGCACCCGACGCTGCGGCTGACCACCAATCTGCGCATCGGACTGGAGGGCCGTGAGGCGCGGGCCCGTACCCGGATGAAAGAAGGCGACGACGTGTTCGTCGCGCTGAGCTGGACCAAGCATCCACCTCCGCAGACCTACGAAGAAGCCGCCCACAAGATGTGGCAGACCACCGAGTGTTGGCGGCAGTGGATCAACATCGGCAACTTCCCGGACCACCCGTGGCGCGCCTATCTGCAACGCAGCGCCCTGACCCTGAAGGGGTTGACGTACTCGCCCACCGGCGCGTTGCTGGCTGCGAGTACCACTTCGCTGCCTGAGACGCCGCATGGCGAACGCAACTGGGACTACCGATACTCCTGGATCCGCGACTCGACCTTCGCCTTGTGGGGCCTGTACACGCTGGGCCTGGACCGCGAGGCCGACGACTTCTTCGCGTTCATCGCCGACGTCTCCGGCGCCAACAGCAACGAACGCCACCCGCTACAGGTGATGTACGGGGTCGGTGGCGAGCGCAGCCTGGTCGAAGAAGAACTCAACCACCTCTCCGGCTACGACCACGCGCGTCCGGTGCGGATCGGCAACGGCGCATACGACCAGGTCCAGCACGACATCTGGGGCTCGGTGCTGGACTCGTTCTACCTGCACGCCAAATCCCGGGAACAGGTCCCCGAGACCCTGTGGCCGGTGCTGAAGAAACAGGTCGAGGAGGCCGTCAAGCACTGGCGGGAGCCCGACCGCGGGATCTGGGAGGTGCGCGGCGAGCCGCAGCACTTCACCTCGTCGAAGGTGATGTGCTGGGTTGCGCTGGACCGCGGGGCGAAGCTAGCCGAGAAGCAGGGCGAACTGAGTTATGCCCAGCAATGGCACGAGATCGCCGACGAGATCAAAGCCGACATCCTCGAGCGCGGCGTGGACTCCCGTGGTGTCTTCACCCAGCGCTACGGCAACGACGCCCTCGATGCGTCACTGCTGCTGGTGGTGCTGACCCGGTTCCTGCCGCCCGACGACCCGCGGGTGCGCGCGACGGTGCTGGCCATCGCCGACGAACTCACCGAGGAGGGCCTGGTGCTGCGGTACCGGGTGCACGAGACCGACGACGGGCTGTCCGGCGAGGAGGGCACGTTCACCATCTGCTCGTTCTGGCTGGTGTCGGCGCTGGTCGAAATCGGCGAAGTGGCTCGAGCCAAGCGGCTGTGCGAGCGACTACTGGCGTACGCGAGCCCATTGCACCTGTACGCCGAGGAGATCGAGCCGCGCACCGGCCGGCACCTGGGTAACTTCCCGCAGGCGTTCACCCACCTGGCGTTGATCAACGCGGTGGTGCACGTGATCAGGGCCGAAGAGGAAGCCGACGGTTCGGGGACCTTCCAGCCGGCCAACGCCCCGGTGTGA
- a CDS encoding sensor domain-containing protein — translation MVFAGLVRIVAVLSLAVLGTGCVSTVDGAAARTVPRSGPTTMPLSQILPGDEDIRTAVGNEMSQSPSPRTGGIELLPDGFRDNHDASPIACIGPAYPGLRVVYEKGPVRDVAVQDYWNYGLDAVASSATAAAVRLASAADAQRLFASFVAQWQSCAGTTVTMLTLDSSKTQWFSRVTGVEVHAAMLSAGIECWDTHQTPPFPVERAVAVASDVIADVSVSLRPHVETGSRATDLVKSILRKLASAN, via the coding sequence ATGGTTTTCGCCGGCCTGGTGCGCATCGTCGCCGTGTTGAGCCTGGCCGTGCTGGGAACCGGGTGCGTCAGCACGGTGGACGGCGCTGCGGCACGCACGGTGCCGCGGTCCGGTCCAACGACAATGCCGCTGAGTCAGATCCTGCCCGGCGACGAAGACATCCGCACCGCGGTCGGCAACGAGATGAGTCAGAGTCCGTCGCCGCGAACGGGTGGAATCGAACTGCTGCCCGACGGATTCCGCGACAATCACGATGCGTCGCCAATCGCCTGTATCGGGCCGGCTTACCCCGGATTGCGCGTCGTGTACGAGAAGGGGCCGGTCCGCGACGTCGCCGTGCAGGACTACTGGAACTACGGCCTCGACGCAGTGGCGTCGAGCGCGACGGCAGCGGCGGTGCGGTTGGCCTCAGCGGCCGACGCGCAACGACTGTTCGCGTCGTTCGTCGCGCAGTGGCAAAGCTGCGCGGGCACCACGGTCACCATGCTCACCCTGGATTCCAGCAAGACCCAGTGGTTTTCGCGCGTGACCGGCGTCGAGGTCCACGCGGCGATGCTGTCAGCCGGCATCGAGTGCTGGGACACTCACCAAACCCCGCCCTTCCCGGTCGAGCGGGCGGTAGCCGTGGCATCCGACGTCATCGCCGATGTCAGCGTCTCGCTCCGGCCACATGTCGAAACCGGAAGCAGGGCAACCGATCTCGTCAAGTCGATATTGCGCAAACTCGCCAGTGCGAATTGA
- the lepA gene encoding translation elongation factor 4 has protein sequence MPCSQHNRVIVSRLLCTDTLGILVDRSTRRFPISSFADKTFTPPAQIRNFCIIAHIDHGKSTLADRMLQLTGVVDERSMRAQYLDRMDIERERGITIKAQNVRLPWRVDEVDHVLHLIDTPGHVDFTYEVSRALEACEGAVLLVDAAQGIEAQTLANLYLALDRDLHIIPVLNKIDLPAADPDRYAAEIAHIIGCEPGDVLRVSGKTGAGVADLLDHVVREVPPPQGDSDAPTRAMIFDSVYDIYRGVVTYVRVVDGKIVPRERIAMMSTGATHELLEVGIVSPEPKASDGLGVGEVGYLITGVKDVRQSKVGDTVTTARNGAKEALTGYREPKPMVYSGLYPVDGSDYPNLRDALDKLQLNDAALTYEPETSVALGFGFRCGFLGLLHMEITRERLEREFDLDLISTSPNVVYRVVKEDNTEIVVTNPSDWPEGKIRTVYEPVVKTTIIAPSEFIGTIMELSQSRRGELGGMDYLSPERVELRYTMPLGEIIFDFFDSLKSRTRGYASLDYEEAGEQEAQLVKVDILLQGEAVDAFSAIVHKDSAFAYGNKMTTKLKELIPRQQFEVPVQAAIGSKIIARENIRAIRKDVLSKCYGGDITRKRKLLEKQKEGKKRMKTIGRVDVPQEAFVAALSTEAPGDKGKK, from the coding sequence GTGCCATGCTCGCAGCATAACCGTGTGATTGTGTCCCGGCTGCTGTGCACCGATACGCTGGGCATACTCGTTGACCGCTCGACCAGGAGATTTCCCATCAGCAGTTTCGCCGACAAGACCTTCACACCGCCGGCGCAGATTCGGAACTTCTGCATCATCGCTCACATCGACCACGGCAAGTCGACGCTGGCCGACCGGATGCTGCAGCTGACCGGGGTGGTCGACGAGCGCTCGATGCGCGCTCAGTACCTCGACCGGATGGACATCGAGCGGGAACGCGGCATCACCATCAAGGCGCAGAACGTCCGGCTGCCTTGGCGAGTTGATGAGGTCGACCATGTCCTGCACCTGATCGACACGCCCGGTCACGTCGACTTCACCTACGAGGTCTCCCGCGCGCTGGAGGCATGCGAGGGCGCGGTTCTGCTGGTCGACGCCGCTCAGGGCATCGAGGCGCAGACGTTGGCCAACCTCTACCTGGCGCTCGATCGCGACCTGCACATCATCCCGGTGCTCAACAAGATCGACCTGCCGGCCGCCGACCCGGATCGCTATGCGGCGGAAATCGCGCACATCATCGGGTGCGAACCCGGCGACGTGCTGCGGGTGTCCGGCAAGACCGGCGCAGGCGTCGCCGACCTGCTCGACCACGTCGTGCGCGAAGTGCCGCCCCCGCAGGGCGACTCCGACGCGCCGACCCGCGCCATGATCTTCGACTCCGTCTACGACATCTACCGCGGCGTGGTCACCTACGTCCGCGTGGTCGACGGCAAGATCGTCCCGCGCGAGCGCATCGCGATGATGTCCACCGGCGCCACCCACGAACTACTCGAAGTCGGGATCGTCTCGCCCGAACCGAAGGCCAGCGACGGGCTCGGGGTCGGTGAGGTCGGTTATCTGATCACCGGGGTCAAGGACGTCCGCCAGTCCAAGGTGGGTGACACGGTGACCACCGCGCGCAACGGCGCCAAGGAAGCGCTGACCGGCTACCGCGAACCCAAGCCCATGGTCTATTCGGGGCTGTATCCCGTCGATGGCTCGGACTACCCGAACCTGCGCGACGCCCTGGACAAGCTGCAACTCAACGACGCGGCCCTGACCTACGAGCCGGAAACCTCGGTGGCGTTGGGGTTCGGATTCCGCTGCGGTTTCCTGGGCCTGCTGCACATGGAGATCACCCGCGAACGTCTTGAGCGCGAGTTCGACCTGGACCTGATTTCCACCTCACCCAACGTCGTGTACCGGGTCGTCAAAGAAGACAACACGGAGATCGTGGTAACCAACCCGTCGGACTGGCCCGAGGGCAAGATTCGCACCGTCTACGAACCCGTGGTGAAGACCACGATCATCGCGCCCAGCGAATTCATCGGCACCATCATGGAATTGAGCCAGTCGCGCCGCGGTGAGCTCGGCGGCATGGACTATCTGTCGCCCGAACGGGTGGAGTTGCGTTACACCATGCCGTTGGGCGAGATCATCTTCGACTTCTTCGACTCGTTGAAGTCGCGCACCCGCGGGTATGCCAGCCTGGATTACGAGGAGGCCGGCGAACAGGAAGCGCAACTGGTCAAGGTCGACATCCTGCTGCAAGGTGAAGCGGTCGACGCTTTTTCGGCGATCGTGCACAAAGATTCGGCGTTCGCCTACGGCAACAAGATGACCACCAAGCTCAAGGAGCTGATCCCACGCCAGCAGTTCGAAGTGCCGGTGCAGGCCGCGATCGGCTCGAAAATCATAGCGCGCGAGAATATCCGGGCCATCCGCAAGGACGTGTTGTCCAAGTGTTACGGCGGCGACATCACCCGCAAGCGCAAACTGCTGGAGAAGCAGAAGGAAGGCAAGAAGCGGATGAAGACCATCGGGCGGGTCGATGTGCCGCAGGAAGCGTTCGTGGCTGCGTTGTCCACCGAAGCGCCGGGGGACAAGGGCAAGAAATAG
- a CDS encoding type II toxin-antitoxin system PemK/MazF family toxin, with the protein MAPGKKSSGKSQWKTFQRFAENLVNEAPKVVQRLQNTQETLKTIQQAVKVTANIMAMGLPAPPTEITAGRPVTKTSFPTAQRARRVVYSPDLDGRADPGEIVWTWVVYEDDPTRGKDRPVLVVGRDRSVLLGLMLSSQERHSDDRDWVAIGSGDWDYEGRPSWVRLDRVLDVPEEGIRREGAVLERETFEVVAARLRAEYSWR; encoded by the coding sequence ATGGCACCGGGTAAGAAGTCGTCCGGCAAGTCACAGTGGAAGACGTTCCAGCGGTTCGCGGAGAACTTGGTCAACGAGGCTCCGAAGGTAGTCCAGCGTCTGCAGAACACGCAGGAGACGCTCAAGACCATCCAGCAGGCGGTGAAGGTCACCGCGAACATCATGGCGATGGGGCTGCCGGCGCCGCCCACCGAGATCACCGCTGGGCGGCCAGTGACCAAGACGAGCTTTCCGACTGCGCAGCGGGCCCGCAGGGTGGTCTATTCACCCGACCTCGACGGCCGGGCCGATCCCGGTGAGATCGTGTGGACCTGGGTGGTCTACGAGGACGATCCGACCCGCGGCAAGGACCGACCGGTGCTGGTCGTCGGCCGCGACCGCAGCGTGTTGCTCGGGCTCATGCTCTCCAGCCAGGAACGGCACTCCGATGACCGGGACTGGGTCGCCATCGGTTCCGGCGACTGGGACTACGAAGGCCGGCCGAGCTGGGTGCGGCTGGACCGGGTGCTCGACGTGCCCGAAGAAGGCATCCGCCGCGAAGGCGCGGTCCTGGAACGGGAAACCTTCGAAGTGGTAGCCGCCCGGCTGCGTGCGGAGTACTCCTGGCGCTGA
- a CDS encoding CBS domain-containing protein: MRIADVLRNKGAAVTTINPDATVRELLAGLAEQNIGAMVVMGDEGVVGIVSERDVVRQLHVHGASVLSRPVSKIMTSAVATCTKSDTVDNISVLMTENRVRHVPVLDGRKLIGIVSIGDVVKTRMGELEAEQQQLQSYITQG; the protein is encoded by the coding sequence ATGCGGATCGCGGACGTCTTGCGGAACAAGGGTGCGGCGGTGACGACGATCAACCCAGATGCGACGGTCCGGGAACTGCTTGCTGGCCTGGCCGAACAGAACATCGGCGCCATGGTGGTGATGGGCGACGAGGGTGTGGTCGGGATCGTGTCGGAGCGCGATGTCGTGCGCCAACTGCACGTGCACGGTGCCAGCGTGCTGTCGCGCCCCGTTTCCAAGATCATGACCAGCGCCGTCGCCACCTGTACCAAGTCCGACACGGTGGACAACATCAGTGTGCTGATGACCGAGAACCGGGTGCGGCACGTGCCGGTGCTCGACGGCCGCAAGCTGATCGGCATCGTCAGCATCGGTGACGTCGTCAAGACGCGCATGGGTGAACTCGAGGCCGAGCAGCAGCAGTTGCAGTCCTACATCACGCAGGGCTGA
- a CDS encoding ribonuclease Z yields the protein MIEVTLLGTGSPIPDPNRAGPATLVRAGGRVFLVDCGRGVLQRAAAVGVGAAGLSALLLTHLHSDHIAELGDVLITSWVTSFAPDPPPLQIIGPPGTAEVVQATLKAFGHDIGYRIAHHADLNAPPPIEVHEHTDGLVWDRDGVTIRVAPTDHRPVAPTIGFRIEFDGASVVLAGDTVPCASLDELSSDADALVHTVIRKDILSQVPQQRVKDVCDYHSSVQEAAATAARAGVGTLIMTHYVPAVAPGQEEQWRALAATEFGGRIELGDDLHRVEVSARQ from the coding sequence ATGATCGAGGTCACCCTGCTCGGCACCGGAAGCCCCATCCCCGATCCCAACCGCGCCGGACCCGCCACCCTGGTGCGTGCCGGCGGCCGGGTGTTCCTGGTGGACTGCGGCCGCGGGGTCTTGCAGCGTGCGGCGGCGGTCGGGGTGGGCGCCGCCGGCCTGTCGGCGCTGCTGCTCACCCACCTGCACAGCGACCACATCGCCGAACTCGGTGACGTGCTCATCACCAGTTGGGTCACCAGCTTCGCGCCGGACCCCCCGCCGCTGCAGATCATCGGTCCGCCCGGGACCGCGGAGGTGGTGCAGGCGACGCTCAAGGCGTTCGGCCACGACATCGGATACCGGATCGCCCACCATGCCGACCTGAATGCCCCGCCCCCGATCGAGGTACACGAGCACACCGACGGGCTCGTGTGGGACCGCGACGGCGTGACGATCCGGGTAGCCCCCACCGATCATCGGCCGGTAGCGCCGACCATCGGGTTCCGGATCGAGTTCGACGGCGCGTCGGTGGTACTCGCCGGCGACACGGTGCCGTGTGCCAGTCTGGACGAATTATCCTCTGACGCCGATGCTTTGGTACACACCGTGATCCGCAAGGACATCCTCAGCCAGGTTCCGCAGCAGCGGGTCAAGGACGTCTGCGACTACCACTCGTCGGTGCAGGAGGCCGCCGCGACCGCCGCGCGCGCGGGCGTGGGCACCCTGATCATGACGCACTACGTACCCGCCGTCGCGCCGGGCCAGGAGGAGCAGTGGCGGGCGCTGGCCGCCACCGAATTCGGCGGACGGATCGAGCTGGGCGACGATTTGCACCGGGTCGAGGTCTCGGCGAGACAATGA
- a CDS encoding PE family protein codes for MSWFAVGPEAVAAAADSLAGVGSTINEANVAAALQTAGVPAAAADQVSAAIATFWGSHARGYLNIGTQMSAFHDQFVQALSGSGAAYANAEAAAASPLQELLGVINAPTQQLLGRPLIGDGADGGTVGGIGQPGGAGGLLYGNGGRGGNSTNTGAVGGNGGAAGLIGNGGAGGSGGGAAAGGAGGNAWLLGAGGAGGSGGISAVGLNGGIGGNGGMGGVFYGNGGAGGIGGAGSPTNAGGVGGLGGDAQFFGNGGVGGAGGGNATSGGQGGDGGAGGALFGVGGVGGGGGSGDFGGNGGAGGGAGYAFGNGGSGGHGGNGNTFGGSGGDGGRSALIFGFAGGGGDGGAGLGPTPNSGGTGGVGGLVGLFGVAGDGGMGGAGGGFGGQGGSGALLIGNAGNGGAGGIGIATNPGGGPGGAGGDAQFIGNGGNGGPGGIGLAPGSNGAGGAGGAPGTFGSPGLPG; via the coding sequence ATGTCGTGGTTCGCCGTGGGGCCAGAGGCAGTCGCGGCTGCCGCAGACAGCCTGGCCGGCGTCGGATCCACCATCAACGAGGCCAACGTCGCGGCGGCCCTGCAAACGGCAGGCGTGCCGGCTGCCGCGGCGGACCAGGTCTCGGCGGCGATAGCAACATTCTGGGGATCGCACGCCCGGGGCTACCTGAACATCGGCACCCAGATGTCGGCATTCCACGACCAGTTCGTCCAGGCGCTGTCCGGTAGTGGCGCCGCCTACGCCAACGCGGAGGCGGCGGCCGCGTCGCCGTTGCAGGAGTTGCTCGGCGTGATCAATGCGCCCACCCAGCAGCTGCTCGGCAGGCCGCTGATCGGTGACGGCGCCGACGGAGGCACCGTCGGCGGCATCGGCCAGCCCGGTGGGGCCGGCGGACTCCTGTACGGCAACGGCGGGCGCGGCGGGAACAGTACGAACACCGGGGCGGTCGGCGGCAACGGCGGAGCCGCCGGGTTGATCGGTAACGGTGGGGCCGGCGGCAGCGGCGGCGGCGCCGCCGCCGGCGGCGCCGGTGGCAATGCCTGGCTGCTCGGGGCGGGCGGAGCCGGGGGCAGTGGTGGTATCTCGGCTGTGGGCCTCAACGGCGGCATCGGTGGAAACGGCGGCATGGGTGGCGTCTTCTACGGCAATGGCGGTGCCGGCGGCATCGGCGGGGCGGGGAGCCCGACCAATGCCGGCGGGGTCGGCGGGCTGGGCGGCGACGCGCAATTCTTCGGCAACGGCGGAGTCGGCGGAGCCGGTGGCGGGAACGCTACCTCAGGCGGTCAGGGCGGTGACGGTGGCGCCGGCGGCGCGCTTTTCGGCGTCGGCGGGGTCGGCGGCGGAGGCGGGAGCGGCGACTTCGGCGGAAACGGCGGTGCCGGTGGAGGGGCCGGCTATGCGTTCGGTAACGGCGGTAGCGGCGGCCACGGCGGCAACGGGAACACCTTCGGCGGCAGCGGCGGAGACGGCGGCCGTTCGGCGCTGATCTTCGGCTTCGCCGGCGGTGGCGGGGACGGCGGCGCCGGACTCGGGCCCACCCCCAACTCCGGCGGCACGGGCGGAGTGGGCGGTCTGGTCGGCTTGTTCGGTGTTGCCGGGGACGGCGGAATGGGGGGTGCCGGCGGCGGCTTCGGCGGCCAGGGCGGCAGCGGGGCACTGCTTATCGGCAACGCCGGCAACGGCGGCGCAGGCGGAATCGGCATCGCGACCAACCCGGGTGGCGGCCCGGGCGGGGCAGGTGGAGATGCCCAGTTCATCGGCAACGGCGGCAACGGCGGTCCCGGCGGGATCGGTCTGGCACCTGGTTCCAATGGTGCAGGTGGAGCCGGTGGTGCTCCGGGTACCTTCGGCAGCCCCGGCCTACCCGGCTGA
- a CDS encoding PE family protein, producing the protein MSWFVAGPEAMAAAASDLSRIGSTIGESNTAAVQQTTGVPASAADQVSAAIATFWDAHAQGYQHISAQMSTFHDQFVQALTAGGAAYARAEEAADASLRSALNAPVRDLLGPPA; encoded by the coding sequence ATGTCGTGGTTTGTCGCAGGGCCGGAGGCCATGGCTGCTGCGGCGAGCGACCTCTCCCGCATCGGGTCGACCATCGGCGAGTCCAACACGGCCGCGGTGCAGCAGACGACGGGCGTTCCCGCATCCGCCGCCGATCAGGTCTCGGCGGCCATCGCGACGTTCTGGGACGCGCACGCCCAGGGTTACCAACACATCAGCGCCCAGATGTCGACGTTCCACGACCAGTTCGTCCAGGCACTGACCGCAGGGGGCGCCGCCTACGCCCGCGCCGAGGAGGCCGCGGACGCATCGCTGCGAAGCGCGCTCAACGCGCCCGTCCGGGATCTGCTGGGCCCGCCGGCGTGA
- a CDS encoding transglutaminase family protein, with the protein MWRMRVVHTTGYAYRSPVTASYNEARLTPRSNTRQNVVLNRVETIPATRSYRYIDYWGTAVTAFDLHAPHTELTVTSSSVVETERPEPPAAKTNWEELQSAAVIDRFDEVLRPTDYTPNSKRVAAVGKRITKNHDPSEAVVAAAGWARSELDYLPGTTGVHSSGLDALEKGKGVCQDFAHLTLILLRSMGIPGRYVSGYLHPRADAAIGKTVAGRSHAWIQAWVGGWLNYDPTNDTEITEQYISVGVGRDYADVSPLKGIYSGLGATDLDVEVEITRLA; encoded by the coding sequence ATGTGGCGGATGCGGGTGGTGCACACCACCGGGTACGCGTACCGGTCGCCGGTGACAGCGTCCTACAACGAAGCCCGGCTCACACCGCGCTCCAACACGCGTCAGAACGTGGTGCTCAACCGGGTGGAGACGATTCCGGCCACCCGGTCCTACCGCTACATCGACTACTGGGGCACGGCGGTCACGGCATTCGACCTGCATGCGCCGCACACCGAGTTGACGGTGACGTCGTCGTCGGTGGTGGAAACCGAGCGGCCGGAGCCGCCCGCGGCGAAAACCAACTGGGAAGAGCTGCAATCGGCAGCCGTGATCGACCGGTTCGACGAGGTGCTGCGTCCCACCGATTACACCCCGAACAGCAAACGTGTTGCCGCCGTTGGCAAGCGGATCACCAAGAACCACGACCCGAGCGAGGCCGTCGTCGCCGCGGCCGGGTGGGCGCGTAGCGAGCTGGATTATCTGCCCGGTACCACCGGCGTGCATTCCTCCGGCCTGGATGCGCTGGAAAAGGGCAAGGGCGTGTGCCAGGATTTCGCGCACCTGACGCTGATCCTGTTGCGCAGCATGGGAATTCCCGGCCGCTACGTCTCCGGATACTTGCACCCCAGGGCCGACGCCGCGATCGGTAAGACCGTCGCGGGCCGCAGCCACGCCTGGATCCAGGCGTGGGTCGGCGGATGGTTGAACTACGACCCCACCAATGACACCGAGATCACCGAGCAGTACATCAGCGTCGGGGTCGGTCGCGACTACGCCGACGTGTCGCCGCTCAAAGGTATCTACTCCGGCCTGGGCGCGACCGATCTGGATGTTGAGGTGGAGATCACCCGGCTGGCTTAG